A genomic window from Phoenix dactylifera cultivar Barhee BC4 chromosome 7, palm_55x_up_171113_PBpolish2nd_filt_p, whole genome shotgun sequence includes:
- the LOC103698346 gene encoding protein ACCELERATED CELL DEATH 6-like, producing the protein MAEESMTSTTAQTDSDLEVPLGEVPPFRIAMNPILLKSVRSGDKRILDELLRPRDFSSGASVGEIAITVRKDAPTQEDTRCLLGVTLEGNTALHIVASRGHFEIAKEICRREISLLAAPNTRLDTPLHCAARAGYDEIVSLIIQSAREGEIEERRVLRARNRDEANALHEAAKYNHASVAKVLMDADARLPPMPNDDRLASMLNDDGMSPLYLAIATGSLDVAKALLRSSSWDWENSSLESYAGPNKKTALHVAVLLSREITQVLLDRKPMLAKGVDSSGGIPLHYAALDGHHDTVKLLLKRDPSTAYQPDANGSFPIHMAARRGNVRILNQILEQCPDTDELLDKEGKNFLHVAFKRGNLDAVKKIISKRPDLRKLLNDQDNEGNTPLHTAVKNSDKASVHFLLRDKTVCVNVINHDGFTPLDLAYGMLDEGQLQFWTNSKFCIASCLALTKALPSPRELHDLESGKLSSDETKEKLSGDDKFKKKSSNVEGNAIGRRIEFAKNIGIVMVLIATVTFAAAFTVPGGYIQDDHAGRGTAVLAKEYAFNVFLVSDAAAMVSSMLATVWLIHSGIWTLDSRHRLEVLGAALVCLWVAFAGMSTAFAMGIYVVLPLNHNGIGVLLCVFAGVVPIHGCLVPNYSFYTFLKTVIIRQGYRKCIWPTTHLHDKKHFDPYWLTCAHLISFLVMAFGPNALFFLLAAAL; encoded by the exons ATGGCCGAGGAGAGCATGACTAGCACAACAGCACAAACAGATTCCGATCTTGAAGTTCCTCTGGGCGAAGTTCCGCCCTTTCGCATAGCCATGAATCCTATATTGCTCAAATCAGTAAGATCAGGAGACAAAAGAATTCTGGATGAGTTACTACGACCAAGAGATTTTTCTTCTGGAGCTTCAGTGGGGGAGATCGCAATAACAGTACGAAAGGATGCTCCAACACAAGAAGATACCCGTTGCCTCCTTGGAGTCACACTGGAGGGGAACACGGCCCTCCATATAGTTGCTAGCCGAGGACATTTCGAGATTGCCAAGGAGATCTGCCGTAGAGAGATTTCTCTTTTGGCAGCACCAAACACGAGGCTCGACACTCCATTGCATTGCGCTGCAAGGGCTGGGTATGACGAGATTGTCTCCCTCATCATCCAGTCTGCAAGGGAGGGCGAGATCGAAGAAAGGAGAGTGCTGAGGGCGAGGAACAGGGATGAGGCAAATGCTTTGCACGAGGCCGCCAAATATAACCATGCGAGCGTGGCCAAAGTACTGATGGACGCGGATGCCAGACTGCCACCCATGCCGAACGATGACAGACTGGCATCCATGCTGAACGACGACGGCATGTCTCCGCTCTATCTGGCCATCGCGACAGGATCTCTCGATGTAGCCAAAGCCTTGCTACGATCTTCCTCCTGGGACTGGGAGAATTCTTCTCTAGAATCTTATGCAGGCCCTAACAAGAAAACGGCGTTGCATGTAGCTGTTCTCCTGAGTCGAG AAATTACACAAGTCTTATTGGATCGGAAGCCCATGCTCGCCAAAGGTGTCGATTCTTCTGGGGGAATTCCTCTTCATTATGCGGCTTTAGATGGTCATCATGATACGGTGAAGCTATTATTAAAGCGCGATCCCTCTACAGCCTACCAACCAGATGCCAATGGCTCATTTCCCATACACATGGCAGCTAGAAGGGGAAATGTTCGTATACTTAATCAGATTTTAGAACAGTGCCCGGATACAGATGAATTATTAGACAAGGAGGGAAAGAATTTTCTTCACGTCGCTTTCAAAAGGGGAAACTTGGATGCGGTCAAGAAAATTATCTCCAAGAGACCGGATCTCAGGAAGCTGTTAAATGACCAGGATAACGAGGGAAACACGCCGTTACACACGGCTGTTAAAAACAGTGACAAAGCGAGCGTGCATTTTCTTCTCCGGGACAAAACTGTATGCGTCAACGTTATCAACCACGACGGCTTCACCCCTCTCGACTTGGCTTACGGAATGTTGGATGAAGGCCAGCTGCAATTCTGGACG AATTCAAAATTCTGCATTGCCAGCTGCTTGGCCCTAACAAAGGCTCTGCCCAGTCCACGAGAATTGCATGATTTAGAGAGCGGTAAATTATCCAGTGATGAGACCAAAGAGAAACTGTCCGGCGATgataagttcaaaaaaaaatcatccaacGTCGAGGGCAACGCAATCGGGCGACGGATAGAATTTGCCAAAAATATTGGGATTGTTATGGTTTTGATTGCTACGGTCACATTTGCTGCTGCTTTCACCGTCCCCGGGGGGTACATACAAGATGATCATGCAGGCCGTGGCACAGCAGTTCTAGCAAAAGAGTATGCCTTCAATGTATTCCTAGTCTCAGATGCCGCCGCGATGGTCTCCTCCATGTTAGCCACAGTCTGGCTCATCCATTCAGGAATATGGACACTTGATTCACGTCATCGCCTAGAAGTCCTTGGCGCGGCTCTAGTTTGTCTATGGGTGGCATTTGCGGGCATGTCCACTGCATTCGCGATGGGTATATATGTAGTGTTGCCTCTCAACCACAACGGTATCGGCGTTCTTTTATGCGTCTTTGCTGGCGTAGTCCCTATTCATGGTTGTCTGGTGCCAAATTATAGCTTCTATACTTTTCTGAAAACAGTAATAATCAGGCAAGGGTATAGAAAATGTATTTGGCCAACCACACACCTGCATGATAAGAAACATTTTGATCCTTATTGGCTGACCTGTGCACATCTCATTAGTTTTCTGGTTATGGCATTCGGCCCTAATGCTCTCTTTTTCCTGTTAGCAGCAGCACTTTAG
- the LOC103702375 gene encoding protein ACCELERATED CELL DEATH 6-like, with the protein MAEESMTSTTAQADFDLKVPSGEVLPFRIAMNPLLLKSARLGDKRILNELLRQGDFSFEASVGKIAITVREEAPTQEDARCLLGVTLEGNTALHIVASRGHLEIAKEICRREISLLAAPNTRLDTPLHCAARAGYDEIVSLIIQSAREGEIEERRVLRARNRDEANALHEAAKYNHASVAEVLMDADARLPPMPNDDRLASMLNDAGMSPLYLAIATGSLNVAKALLRSSSWDWENSSLESYAGPNKKTALHAAVLLSREITRVLLDRKPMLAKGVDSSGGIPLHYAALDGHHDTVKLLLKRDPSTAYQPDANGSFPIHMAARRGNVRILNQILEQCPDTDELLDKEGKNFLHVAFKRGNLDAVKKIISKRPDLRKLLNDQDNEGNTPLHTAVKNSDQWSMYFLLRDETVCVNVVNHDGFTLLDLAYGMMDEGQLQFWTNSKFCIASCLALTKALPSPRELHDLESGKLSSDEAKEKLSGDDKFKKKSSNIEGNVIGRQIELAKNIGIVTVLIATVTFAAAFTVPGGYIADDHPGRGTAVLAKEYAFNVFLVSDAAAMVSSILATFWLILAVIWTIDTRHRLEILGRALVCLWVAFAGMSTAFAMGIYVVLPLNHNGIGVFLCVFAGVVPIPENSNNQARV; encoded by the exons ATGGCCGAGGAGAGCATGACTAGCACAACAGCACAAGCAGATTTCGATCTTAAAGTTCCTTCGGGAGAAGTTCTGCCCTTTCGCATAGCCATGAATCCTTTATTGCTCAAATCAGCAAGATTAGGAGACAAAAGAATTCTGAATGAGTTACTACGACAaggagatttttcttttgaagctTCAGTAGGGAAGATCGCAATAACAGTACGAGAGGAAGCTCCAACACAAGAAGATGCCCGTTGCCTCCTTGGAGTTACACTGGAGGGGAACACGGCCCTCCATATAGTTGCTAGCCGAGGACATCTTGAGATTGCCAAGGAGATCTGCCGTAGAGAGATCTCTCTTTTGGCAGCACCAAACACGAGGCTCGACACTCCATTACATTGCGCTGCAAGGGCTGGGTATGACGAGATTGTCTCCCTCATCATCCAGTCTGCAAGGGAGGGCGAGATCGAAGAAAGGAGAGTGCTGAGGGCGAGGAACAGGGATGAGGCAAATGCTTTGCACGAGGCCGCCAAATATAACCATGCAAGCGTGGCCGAAGTACTGATGGACGCGGATGCCAGACTGCCACCCATGCCGAACGATGACAGACTGGCATCCATGCTGAACGACGCTGGCATGTCTCCGCTCTATCTGGCCATCGCGACAGGATCTCTCAATGTAGCCAAAGCCTTGCTACGATCTTCCTCCTGGGACTGGGAGAATTCTTCTCTAGAATCTTATGCGGGCCCTAACAAGAAAACGGCGTTGCATGCAGCTGTTCTCCTGAGTCGAG AAATTACACGAGTCTTATTGGATCGGAAGCCCATGCTCGCCAAAGGTGTCGATTCTTCTGGGGGAATTCCTCTTCATTATGCGGCTTTAGATGGTCATCATGATACGGTGAAGCTATTATTAAAGCGCGATCCCTCTACAGCCTACCAACCAGATGCCAATGGCTCATTTCCCATACACATGGCAGCTAGAAGGGGAAATGTTCGTATACTTAATCAGATTTTAGAACAGTGCCCGGATACAGATGAATTATTAGACAAGGAGGGAAAGAATTTTCTTCACGTCGCTTTCAAAAGGGGAAACTTGGATGCGGTCAAGAAAATTATCTCCAAGAGACCGGATCTCAGGAAGCTGTTAAATGACCAGGATAACGAGGGAAACACGCCGTTACACACGGCTGTTAAAAACAGCGACCAATGGAGCATGTATTTTCTTCTGAGGGACGAAACCGTATGCGTCAACGTTGTCAACCACGACGGCTTCACCCTGCTCGACTTGGCTTACGGAATGATGGATGAAGGCCAGCTGCAATTCTGGACG aattcaaaattctGCATTGCCAGCTGCTTGGCTTTAACAAAGGCTCTGCCCAGTCCACGAGAATTGCATGATTTAGAGAGCGGTAAATTATCCAGTGATGAGGCCAAAGAGAAACTGTCCGGCGATgataagttcaaaaaaaaatcatccaacATCGAGGGCAACGTAATCGGGCGACAGATAGAATTAGCCAAAAATATCGGGATTGTTACGGTGTTGATTGCTACGGTGACATTTGCTGCTGCTTTCACCGTCCCTGGGGGGTACATAGCTGATGATCATCCAGGCCGTGGCACAGCAGTTCTAGCAAAAGAGTATGCCTTCAATGTATTCCTAGTCTCAGATGCCGCCGCGATGGTCTCCTCCATCTTAGCCACATTCTGGCTCATCCTTGCAGTAATATGGACAATTGATACACGTCATCGCCTAGAAATCCTTGGCAGGGCTCTAGTTTGTCTATGGGTGGCATTTGCGGGCATGTCCACTGCATTCGCGATGGGTATATATGTAGTGTTGCCTCTCAACCACAACGGTATCGGCGTTTTTTTATGCGTCTTTGCTGGCGTAGTCCCTATTCCTGAAAACAGTAATAATCAGGCAAGGGTATAG